The window CAAGTAGACATGTAATGGAAAAATTAGCCACTGAGTCAGAAAAGGAGCCGCAGTCTCGAGTAGACACAAGGTGGATGTCCAAATCTTGATCGAAGATCTAAATGATTGAACAGAAGAGATTGTCAAGATTCCAAAAAGGGCATATACTGTGCTGTTACATTTGAAAGGGGGAGGCAAAATCATCATCCAAGGTGATCTTTCAGGCATTAGGATGCTAAGCCAGTTGTATCAACTTATTACATTTGATGCTCTAATTGGAAACCTGGGACCTAGCTTGTCTGAAGTGCCAAACCCAAACCTGTATAGATTTAATCCCAACAAAAGTTCTTCTCCGCACTTGGAAAGTCTGGGTAGACAAAATAATTCCATCTGAACTCCTAACCAAAAATAGGGaacaaaaaaagacaaagaaattGGAGTgtgattttaaaaataaaatacaataaaatcaTTCAATGAAGTGATGaacaaaaataaatttagaAGGATATATGTTATACGCAAAACAGGACAGAGAAAGGCTACTACGTCCTCGATACATTAAAACAACTTGGTAAGAGAACTTGGTTATGGAATAAGATTACCATGAGGAATTGTGTGGAGAAATATTTAAGGTAATGGAATTGTAGTAAGGTGTTCAAGAAGAATGCTATAGCTTTTGAATGGCATTATATATACATGTTAGGCCTACAAACTGTCATGTATtatcattaaaataaaataagaaataatgaaCTGTATCTCCCTATCACTATTAAACTTGCCATCTatttttctttgaaagaatCTTCATGAACCTttttttaacatattttaaATAATATACAATTGCTTTGTATCATCCTAAAACATTAAACTAGAACACTCCAATGCTGAAATATTGAAGAAGTAACGACCAAGATAACTACACAACAAAGTTAAGTAACCATAAGACGGTTAGAGAGACCAAGATGAATGATGTGGGCATAGCAGATGGATGTTTTACACATAGGTGAAAGTGGTctaccagagagagagagatggtctGGATCGGCCATGTCAACACAACGTGGCAAAAAGTCATATTGAAAAGAgccaaatatataaatataattattCCATCTATGCCAACCGATGTATGACAGGTGTTTCGGTATATTGAACCCATGTGTCAACCATCAAGCACAGCCTACCTACCATTGGGTTGGGACCGCATAAATCCATAATTAATACAAAAATAATGACAGTGGTCCTGTTATCAGAACAACTAGGTGATGCCATGAAAGAGTGACACATATCCTTTGAAGAATTAACAGAAATGAAGAGCAGACAAAACATGGCATATAATGTGTATGAGCTCTAAATGGCATTACTACAAACCAACAAATAACATCTTTGGGGTTATGGGTTATGTGTTCTCTTTCTCAGGTGGTTGTGAGTGTATCCATATATGTGTTCAATGACCATACAGTTGTATTCCAGAGAAAAAGGGGCCCATCAAGAATGAAGgtttggaaatagaaactaaaaaccATTGGACAAAATTAATAATGATATCAATTAAGTCAAGTCTGAATTGTGAATGAAGGAAAGGGTAGAAAGGATGGAGTACCGAGAGCACGGGACATGGCAAGGATTCCAAGCACTCGAGCTCCACTTAGGTAGATAACACGGCCACCAGCTGCTTCAATTCTTGCTAGTTCATCAGGCCTGTCTGGCTGTCACAAAATTAAAAACCCGTATCTGAAAATTAAAATTGCATCACAACAATATAAGTGACAAAGCGGATTACAATCCTCAACAAAAACGCAGTCCCTTTGAAATGTGCCTTCTTACCTAGCAAATCAAGAGGGCGGGCTTGGTACAAtggttaaggttgctccattttgACCAAGAGGTCACAGATTCGAATTTAGcaagggtaaggttgcgtacattatgatcctccctaaACAAGACCCCATAGTGGTGGAAGCCTCTACGATGTGGGATGCCCCAACGGGTGGGGGTAAGGCCATTATTGCGCTCAGCACAGGGCCGTTGGGGGCAGcgcgccatagaggatctggattggtAGCCCACGGGCCAGGAAAGGTAACACCGAGTCGAAGCTAAAGCCCATTTCTGCTgtcaaaattcaaataataatatcaGACCGTACGACCACATGGTGGGTGACGAATCTCTGAGGACTACCAAGTAGGTGTGTCAGAAGTCAACATAACGTGCGGTTAATAAACAGTCCAGTCCATAATCAGATGGCTAAGATCACATGATGAAGACAAGGAATTTATATCTTAACACGGCATGTGTGCCACGTGCATGTACTAAGCAAAGGTCACGGAAAAGTCCTTTCTCGTCCATGAGAGAGTCATTGAGAATGGAGCATCCTTTGCTGTGCTGTTTCATGTTCGTTCGCCATGAGCAAAATCCAGAGAGCTTCAGAGTTTCATGTATTAAGCTCTGCGAAGCTATACTTCTCACCATGTTCACCTTATGGACTCGAGTCGAGTCTTAAACTTGTTAATTAGTATTATTTGGTTGGTTAACGTCTATCGGTGAACGAACGAACCTTGTGATCGGTAGAGAGAGGGATAGCCCTTCCGCCGCGGCTGAGAACAGCGCGAGAGTCGCCGCAGTTGGCGACGAGGATGGTATCGGTGGTGAGAAGAGCGACAACGGCGGTGGAGCCCACAATCTCGGATGTCACCCCGGCCTGGTCGCACCTACATGGGGAGGTTATGCCCCCGCATGCACATGAGCTCAGCGCCACCTCGTCCATCCGCTCGAAGCACCTCCCCATCACCGTCTTCCACCTCTCCTCCTGCGATACTTCCTCCACAGCTTGTTTTTGTGCCGCCGAGCTGCTGCGCTCACCGGAGTTTGACGCGACCCGCATCAACTCCTCTTCCAAGAACACATGCATCATTTCTTGACAGAGTATCGCCACCTACATGATCATCATGCCCATCCAGCCATTAAAGCAGCCAAAAAATAATGATTAGCGGAAGTTCGAACTTAGAACTAACTAGTTACTaagtaattttaaaaaaaatggaagtaaagaatagagaaaaaagttgggaatgaaaaaaaaaaaatgaaagaacacaCGCACACCACACAATTATGAAGTGGCGAATTTACGTGAGAGCCGCCATGTCCGTCGTATACAGCGAAGAAATGAAGCGGTCGGCGGCCAGATATTTCAGGTCGGCAAAAGTCCGGTTGTACGGATATGGCGTCTTCCATTTCGCGGCATCGTCCTGAAACCGATATCGAACCGAAAACCGGCACTAGATCGTCTGCTAGAAACTTCCCCGTGGTGGTCGATGGCATCGCTTTGGTAACTTCTGCTTCTTCGCTCGACGAAGATTTCGATGAGGACGAGGACGAGGACGAAGAGGAGGATGACGACGATGGAGAACACTCCCGATTCCGCTTGCCATCGTCGAGGCGTTGGGAGTTGTCCCGCCTCTTCTCCCGTCGCTTTGGAGGATTATTCTCGTTATTCTTCGGTAATAATGATTGCTCGGTGGGACATTCGATGGCAGAGGATCGCCGCATCACCATCCGCCGCCGCCGAGCCTCCATGGATTTCGCCGGAGATTCGTCGTCACTCACCATTTTCCGGCAAACCACTGCCGTAGGGGGTGGCATCCAGCACAAACATAAAACAACTCAAGAATAAACTCCGAACAAGAGAATCGATTTCCGCCTTCTATCAATCCcgatagaaaaaaaatttgaaataaaggaaataataataaagtgaacagaaaaagaaaagaaaaaatgagggcTACTGCTTGGAATTTGTACGAGAAACGGCGACGTGGTcggttttctcttttttggtgGAAGCAGCGGGGCTGGCCAACTTGACGGTCACCTGCCCACACTGCCCGTCTTGCCCATCACCGACCATTTGCTGTTACATTCTCGACACGTGTCTACTATGACGTTCCACCCATTTTTCCATAATCGTGAAATGCTAGGGAATGCCTCTCCCTCTTTACGGTGGTAATCGTAATCCCTTCTTAGCGAAAGAGGGTCCCACCGTCCAAGTTTGGTCTCTACTAACACGTGTCAAACAGAGCTGATCAACCATAGGCCCCTTCTTTTATTCCTAAGCAACGTGGCCCAATCAAAAACGCACCACTATAGTACGTTGAGATGACTAACGTCGCCCATCAATGTAAAGCCACGCTCTTGCTTCTCCAACTagctttcccttttttttttccaattcttttcagaaaatacaCGTGGCAGAATTTTGACCGACTGGCTCTGAACAGATGATGTTGGTCTCCTGTCGTAATGGTAATGTACATAAAGATATACGTGTTCCATCCTCGTGATTGGTAAAGCACAGAGAAGATTATGATCTCGATGCATAGGATCCCTTCtcgagaggaggagaaagggcaAAGATCGTAAAATCGGATTTTTCTTGGACGACAGCGAATTCGCTGCAACCCCAGGGTGGCATCTGGTGACGGACAACTGTCTTTTGGGCTCGGGGCATAAATAGACAATGAGGGACCGTAGGGGCATATCATTATTAGTATGTCCTTTGGGCTTTAATTAGGGTTCCAAAATGAGACCAGACCGGTTGATTCAATCGAAACTGGTCggaccaaaattttaaaaaaacaaataaccaaaaaccaataaaattgaTGGAAAAGGAACGCCAACAGCTGCTGTGTGTGTAGACACAACTTGATGCAAAAAGATCATTGAATTTCTGGACCTTTCCAACCTTTCCAGGGGGTGTGGCAATCTTTTTGCGCCAAATTGTGTGTGGGTGTACATATAATATCGGTTAGTGGTCTTTCTCCCAAAatttataaaaaccaaaatcgacTGGACCGAAAATTGTTGGTTTTCAGATTGGGTTTATGTAAATCAAACTTCGAATTGGTttgaaattgaaccaaattgatacataaaagaacaaaaaaccaatcaaaatcaaaccgaatcaACCGTTTGACACTTCATATaataaagaaatttattttgatgacGCGTGTGCAAATTCTGGAGTGGACAATGACATGACCTTGAGTGAGGTGCTTAGCAAATCTAAAAGCGTGGAAGTTATATATAAAAGTTGAGATTCTTGCAtattaattaatgaaatataaGTTGGGTTTAATACTTGTGTAAAATAGGGATTAAGAATTTAAGATTAAATTACATTTTGAAGGCGGTGTAGccaatcaaaacccaaaacatttccttagtgtaagggcaagagatctgtCACTCTCTGAAAGGGATAGACTTCCCGTATATGGaaatttttggatattttgatcaatttttttgggtcaatCACCAACGGTCCCAATCGCATCTTGAATGCTTAATGAATGATGTTACGTATTCCCTTTACTTTTGGGAATTTGTCTCAATAACCTTagataataaaaataagggagagCGTGGAGTGGAATcttattagggatgtaaacggatcggattcaatTGGAATTTACTATTATTTAGATCTGAATCCGCTATCGAAGAAGATATTCGTAACCGAATTAATATTCGATggaattttaaaattaatatcATATTCAAATGTAGGAGTTCATCGGATATCTGGATATTATCTGATTAGTAAACAAATCTGACCTATATTGATTATAGATATTTTACTCCAATtactgattttgattttgattatcGATTATCGACTCTGATTACCAAAATATTCTTATAAAAGTGTTTTTAAGAAGGGTAATATagtaatatatcatatatttttacaaaaatattaaactaatcACATTTTACAATCATATAGTTAAATAATTTGGATAATATCCAATCCGAAAATAGAACTATTCGAATAACATTATCTTTTAGACGGATTCGAATATATTTTGGAAACCAAAATTCGGAATTCAAAAACCCCTAAACGGATTTGAACATGGATAGACatggattttcgactatccattgaCATCCCTAAATCTTATATGCCACACTAATGGATTTTTAGAAAAATTTATCATTCATATGGCTCATATTTTCATAATagatgagagaaaaaaataataagggaaaattatgtGAGAAGAAAATTGCACATTATGGCATGGTAatctttctttctataaataaTTAGAAAGTATGATTTTGACAAAAAATTACCAAATCCTGAACcctggttaaaaaaaattgtccATGTGTGCTTTCTATAATTGTTTTGAATTGTTGATGTTTTTCTGCTATGTCCctgcatttatattatttttgatAGAGGGTGATTTTGATGCAGTCATATTATCCCATCCCACGATTCGTGATCGACCATGCATGGCGTACAGTTATGTACAAAACCTTTTACCCTTTTGTtatgatgggttttttttttttttttcctcgaAATATGATGATTACCTTTAGTTGGAACATCAAAGGGATTAACTCTCCCctcatcaaaaaacaaatagGGTAAGAGATCTCTATTTGATCACATGGTTCCTACACAAGTGCCTGGGGCAATGGGAGAGCATGCCTGGGTATCTATTCAGGGGGCAGAAGCATCATTTTCACAATGCCTTGTGAAAGGGCATtgaaaacaccaccaaatagagatctttttcccaaataaaaatgtCTCACGCCACTTGTGTAAATTCAACGGTGATATAGTCTTTTTGTGTGACTAAACTTAGAGATGATGACTCATATCAACAATGAAAGGAGGCTTGTGTATGCTAGTCTCTCATCAGATAAAGCTATCCCATAAAGAGACAAACCCTTTTCCATTGCCATTTTCTTTGAGGATTTGATGGCAGGATAtaggtttttttaatttttttttaataagagatGGCAGGATATAGTGATATACGTGGAtgttagtttatctatatgccTCCCTCCATTTGTCAAACAAGTCCTTGTGTTGggatttcttttttcccttcaattcttttttcttttccctttattgTTATATCGAGATTTTAATGAAATCTTGGATCAATAATCTGATAAGTTGGGAGGG is drawn from Telopea speciosissima isolate NSW1024214 ecotype Mountain lineage chromosome 1, Tspe_v1, whole genome shotgun sequence and contains these coding sequences:
- the LOC122641570 gene encoding probable protein phosphatase 2C 75; this translates as MPPPTAVVCRKMVSDDESPAKSMEARRRRMVMRRSSAIECPTEQSLLPKNNENNPPKRREKRRDNSQRLDDGKRNRECSPSSSSSSSSSSSSSSKSSSSEEAEVTKAMPSTTTGKFLADDLVPVFGSISVSGRCREMEDAISVQPDFCRPEISGRRPLHFFAVYDGHGGSHVAILCQEMMHVFLEEELMRVASNSGERSSSAAQKQAVEEVSQEERWKTVMGRCFERMDEVALSSCACGGITSPCRCDQAGVTSEIVGSTAVVALLTTDTILVANCGDSRAVLSRGGRAIPLSTDHKPDRPDELARIEAAGGRVIYLSGARVLGILAMSRALGDKYLKPIVISEPELTITERTPEDECLILASDGLWDVLSNDLACEVARKCLHEEGSSSTAARILNAESPDEDTGTEQMNQSRCSLAAALLTRLALGRKSSDNISVIVIDLKRG